Genomic window (Oncorhynchus masou masou isolate Uvic2021 chromosome 9, UVic_Omas_1.1, whole genome shotgun sequence):
ACAAAATGTCTGCTCCCTCAAATCGTTCTCTTCGCTTCGTCCCTTCTTTCACCGCCTCCCCCTACAGTGCTCTTCCACCCATCCCTAATAGAACCTCAAGCAGAGGAGACTTAAAAAGTAGAGTATGAATGTGCATGTGCTACGGTGCCATTCTATTGCGGTGGGGGCCTTTACTCACCGGGGGCGCACCACAGAGCGGGGACTGAGAGGAGCTCGGAGGAGTCGGCGCGCCCCACAGTCCTGTAAAGTAGAGGCGTTAAGGGGAATTGAGGAGGAGTGACTATTGCCAATGTCCAGCTGGGTCCAATTGATTCCTGGTGACACCCCGCATGGAGACGCCATCAATGGCATCGATGGGCACCGCCCGAGTGACTGTGCCAGCAAATATACAGCGGGCCCTTGACGGACCTCGCAGCCGGTCCCGTGTGCTTCAAGCCTCATCCGTCTGATATGAACTGTCAATCACTCTCCGACATCAGAGGAATGGCGGGGGCCGTGTCCCAATACTGTCAAGCGCCTTCCTTTCATAGTCTCATTTTATTTTTTGGCCATTGACATGTGAGAGGAAGgcattaatcaaatggccaccggattatttacattgcccccccccccccctcccgcccCAActgttttttacactgctgctactcactgtttattatctctgcatagtcacttcacccctacctacatgtacaaatgaccttaactaacctgtacccccgcacattgactcggtaccggtaacccctgtatttAGCATCGTCATTTTTATTTGACACTTTTTTACTTGAGTTTATTTGGTAAACATTTTTCTTAACTCTTCCTtgaactgcactgtcggttaagggcttgtaagtaagccttTCGTGGTAAGGTTGTAATTGGCGCATgggacaaataaagtttgatttgacttACAGTGTATCAAATCTGTCAAGTCATTTTAGATCGGTGGTCTGGAAGGAAAGGACTATCAGGCCCTAATTGGgtcaaaatgaacatttgctagaAACATTTGGATGGAACctgtttttttatttcttttaCTGTTGTACAGAAATGCCTAAAATGATCAAGAACACATTTTGAGTAGGAGCTGGACCAAACCAAAGCGAACATAGAAGCTCATTTGCAACGGGCCAAATTAGCAGAAGGGTACCGACAGACATTTCAATAGCCCTAATGCGTAGCGAGCTGGCAGGACAGACCGTTCGTTCGGTCGACCCACTTCCTGTGGGCATGATACTGATTGGCTCTTAATAATCTTTGGGCTGCAGCATGTCGCGTACTGGGACCTGGCAGTGGCTGTTACGCCATTCATCTGCACAGCGTTCGAAAtttgtttagaaattacagcttCAAGGTGTTTGTTGTTCGCTTGAGCTCTTCGTCTCTCCGAAACGTGTCCTTTATGCACATTCTTCTCTTCTTCCAAATCAATATGGAAGACAAGAGGCAGAGTTTAAGCAAGCGTTGCTCCCCAAGGGTCGAAAAAAAACCTCTGATTCATCAAAAAACAGAGAAAAATGGGTTTTTGTTTTTATGATGGGCTGTTTGAGAAATGTACTGTACTTGCATttttttgtgtgggtgtgtgtttgtattaGTGTATTGAACATCTTTGAGTGTACTATGTGCTCATAACCCTTCAGTGGGTGTGTAGAGAAGTGCAAGATACATAATATGCTATGTTTACATAACATAGGTGTATGTGTGCGAGCGTGCAAATGTTCGTGTGTCTGCGAGCATCCGTGCATGCTCACGGCTTTCCCGGACCAAGTAAATAAAATCAGACAACAAGTCAATGAGGAAGTGGGAGCAATGTTTAAGTACTTAGTCCTAGATAAATTCACCTATAGGAATTCACCTCTTCTGTCCCAGTCAGTTAATTGGCTGCCGTGTTCATTAGTTTAGGCTCCCCACAATATCTGCTCTTTATCAGAGCACAGACACATCAGTCTATAGAGACTGTGTACCTGCTCTGAAACCAGCCACAATACAAACTGTGTCTCCCTCCGTGCACAATGTTCCTCTACGTGTTCGGCATTCAAAATCATCCCTCCAACTCCCCGTGGTAACAGGAACCGCTTGGGGAATAGGTTTCCCCTGAAAACACCAAAGAGAGTGAaaatccctctttctctcactctggcTGTGCTTTTTCCCACCGTGGGACAGAACCGCCTATCTTCAGTCACGAGGATTTGCCTCCAGGATCTTGACCCTTCTGCTGATTTGGCCCGTTGCAAATAAGCTTCTATGTTCACtttgttagattactcgttggttattactgcattgtcggaactagaagcacaagcatttcgctacactcgcattaacatctgctaaccatgtgtatgtgacgaataacatttgatttgggaTACCCCTAAATGAGATCCCAAATCAATATGCCCCTCAGTGACAGCTGCCATTGATCAGAGCAGAAAAACTAAACAAGCCGCCTGCATACAGGCTTGGGCCAGGCCCTGTAAGAAGACGTGAGGATCCCTGGGCCAGGCCCTGTAAGAAGACGTGAGGATCCCTGGGCCAGGCCCTGTAAGACAACGTGAGAAGCCCTGGGCCAGGCCCTGTAAGAAGACGTGAGGAGCCCTGGGCCAGGCCCTGTAAGACAACGTGAGGAGCCCTGGGCCAGGCCCTGTAAGACGACGTGAGGAGCCCTGGGCCAGGCCCTGTTAGACGACGTGAGGAGCCCTGGGCCAGGCCCTGTTAGACAACGTGAGGAGCCCTGGGCCAGGCCCTGTAAGACAACGTGAGGAGCCCTGGGCCAGGCCCTGTAAGACAACGTGAGGAGCCCTGGGCCAGGCCCTGTAAGACAACGTGAGGAGCCCTGGGCCAGGCCCTGTTAGACAACGTGAGGAGCCCTGGGCCAGGCCCTGTAAGACAACGAGAGGAGCCCTGGGCCAGGCCCTGTAAGACAACGTGAGGAGCCCTGGGCCAGGCCCTGTAAGACAACGTGAGGAGCCCTGGGCCAGGCCCTGTAAGACAACGTGAGGAGCCCTGGGCCAGGCCCTGTAAGACGACGTGAGGAGCCCTGGGCCAGGCCCTGTAAGAAGACGTGAGGATCCCTGGGCCAGGCCCTGTAAGACAACGTGAGGAGCCCTGGGCCAGGCCCTGTAAGACAACGTGAGGAGCCCTGGGCCAGGCCCTGTAAGACAACGTGAGGAGCCCTGGGCCAGGCCCTGTAAGACGACGTGAGGAGCCCTGGGCCAGGCCCTGTAAGACGACGTGAGGAGCCCTGGGCCAAGCCCTTGTAAGACAACGTGAGGATCCCTGGGCCAGGCCCTGTAAGACAACGTGAGGAGCCCTGGGCCAGGCCCTGTAAGACAACGTGAGGAGCCCTGGGCCAGGCCCTGTAAGACGACGTGAGGATCCCTGGGCCAGGCCCTGTAAGACAACGTGAGGAGCCCTGGGCCAGGCCCTGTAAGACGACGTGAGGAGCCCTGGGCCAGGCCCTGTAAGACGACGTGAAGAGCCCTGGGCCAGGCCCTGTAAGACAACGTGAGGAGCCCTGGGCCAGGCCCTGTAAGACAACGTGAGGAGCCCTGGGCCAGGCCCTGTAAGACGACGTGAGGAGCCCTGGGCCAGGCGCTGTAAGACGACGTGAGAAGCCCTGGGCCAGGCCCTGTAAGACAACGTGAGGAGCCCTGGGCCAGGCCCTGTAAGACATTGTGAGGAGCCCTGGGCCAGGCCCTGTAAGACAACGTGAGGAGCCCTGGGCCAGGCCCTGTAAGACAACGTGAGGAGCCCTGGGCCAGGCCATGTAAGACAACGTGAGGAGCCCTGGGCCAGGCCCTGTAAGACGACGTGAGGAGCCCTGGGCCAGGCCCTGTAAGACGACGTGAGGAGCCCTGGGCCAGGCCCTGTAAGACATTGTGAGGAGCCCTGGGCCAGGCCCTGTAAGACAACGTGAGGAGCCCTGGGCCAGGCCCTGTAAGACAACGTGAGGAGCCCTGGGCCAGGCCCTGTAAGACAACGTGAGGAGCCCTGGGCCAGGCCCTGTAAGACGACGTGAGGAGCCCTGGGCCAGGCCCTGTAAGACATTGTGAGGAGCCCTGGGCCAGGCCCTGTAAGACAACGTGAGGAGCCCTGGGCCAGGCCCTGTAAGACAACGTGAGGAGCCCTGGGCCAGGCCCTGTAAGACAACGTGAGGAGCCCTGGGCCAGGCCCTGTAAGACGACGTGAGACTTGGAATGGAAATAAACACTTTTTGATGACCAAAATAATTCACAAATTACAGAACGGTCCATCAGCACATATCAGAGTGCTACAAAATCAAAATAATTGATATAAATTGATGTTGGACCTGGCATATGCAATGAGGGAGGCatcaaaacagaaaataaatcaGAATAAACCTTGGAACAAGGACGAAGAAGCGAAATAATAaacaaggagagaagagaagaaacatGTCTTCTCAAAGCAAATGAAAAATGTTCCTTTTTTATCTCTTGCAAATAACGATTACTAACTACCAACCTAATTCATTAACTCATTATAATTACATACATGTATACAACATGAAATGTTTCTGGTGTTCTTATGATTGCTACTGTTTAGCTGATAGACATCTTGCAATTGTATGTCTGTGAGTCAAAATGTAATTTCATCATAAAACCATGAGTAACTCATTAACATTTTGAAAGTTTTTAAACTCATTCTAACCAAGAGACTCCATCAGCCCTGTTCAGATCCCTATCCCTCCTCACCTGTAGATGAGCGTGTCATCCAGGGAACTGTTGTACTGGACCTGGTACATCTTAATCCCAGGGACGTGGTTCTGATATGGCCATTTGATCAGCACTGAGCTAGCTGTCAGCTCCGCCATCATCACCCTTCCCTCCTGGTTCCTCCGTGTGTCGTTGCCTGTGGCCGTGGTGGACTTGGCCGAAGTGAGGATGTCTGAAGGGCCAGGGTCGGGCTCCCGTAGCCGGTTGGTGCTGTTGGCCAGGTGGGGGAGGAGGTTGACCACCAGTTCCACCTGGCCCGTGGACTCCCCCGCCGCGTTGGAGGCAATGCAGGTGAAAGTTCCAGAGTCCTTCATGGAGGTGATGTTGATGTCCAGGCTGCCATTGCTGAAGGTGACAGTCCTTGATGTGTTGGAGATCAGACGGCCCTCGGGGGAAATCCAGTGAATCTCTGGGTCCGGGTCTCCGTTGGCCTTGCACTTCAGACTGGTTGGCTGGCCCTCCATGGTGAAGGTCTTGGCAGACTTCCTGGTCATGACCGGAGGGTCACAGATGAACTCCTCCTCTGGGATGGTCCAGAAGTACTTGGCTGTGAGGTCTGGAGGAGAGGCACAAGTCTCCAGGTCATCTTCCCTGGTCAGCCTCCTCAGCCACAGCAGCTCACAGTTACAGTGGAGCGGGTTCCCACCAAAACTCATCACCAATGACGACTGAGGGGATCCTTTGGCTTTCGCGTAGACGGGGATGCGCAGAAAAAGTGGATCCGGAGGGATCTTCTTCAGCTTGTTGGAAGTCATGTCTAGACGCGCCAGCTTGTGCAGGTTGGTGAAGATCCCTTGGGGCACGTGCTCTATAAGGTTATGGTCCATGTTAAGGGTGTTGACGTTGGTTAGACGACCTATCGTCTCCCAGGGGATGTCCACCAGGTTGTTGTAGGACAGGTCCAGGTCTTCCAGGGTTCCTGTGAAGTCGTCAAAGGCGTGGGGAGAGATATCGTGGAGctggttgttggccaagatcagGTGCCTAAGGTTGGTGAGCCCCCGAAAGTGGTCATCCCTGATCACACTCAGCCGGTTGCTGTCCAGGTGCAGCGCTCGCAGTCGCTTGAGGTCCTCGAAGGTGTAAGGCATGATCTGGCTTATGGTGTTGCGGGACAACGTCAGATGGATCAAACTAGTCATGTTGGCAAAGTCCCGCCTCCTTATGGCTGTGATAAAGTTCTCAGTGAGACGCAGCTCCACGGTGCGCCGGTCGATGACGGTGGGCACGAAGAGTAGGCCCGTCTTGGCACAGAGGATGGCCAGCGAGGGGGACAGGTTCTGGCACATGCAGCGCTTGGGGCACAACTGCCCCCTGGTGGAGACGGCCAGCACCAACAGGGAGAAGATCAGCCGGTCCATCCTCCCTCGGGCGTTCTGGGGAAACTGCAAGGCAAAGGAGAGAGGCACTGGTCAGGACATGTCAGGATGTGGTACTCCAAGCGGGGAATTGACTAGGTGAATCAAGATTTTATATCTACGTTGAGCTATTACAGTGGTCAAACTGAGATTAAATATCTCTATCAGCCATGATCGGAATGTAAAACAGCAGTGTTCGCCCTGCATTCAGATGATCAAAGCCAGTAAACGTATGCGAATACATTTCAACGAATGGGAAATGCCCTCAATTAAATGTTTAGCAAACACTGAAGCATAAGGCAGAGGTGACGTTACAAGCGAGCCAATTTTATTAACGGCTTGTTTCTTATTTTCCTCCTCATAGATACTTCTTGAAGATTTTCGGGAATCATACACATGGCATGCCAATATGTCCAATGAAGAGATAAAGGACAAAGAATAGGTGCGTGTAATTATAGCTTAGCAAATCGTTTAAATCAACATGCAATCCCTGGACAACGTTAGCTGGCTGCCATATCACAGTTTAAGGATTTACCACAGCGAGTCTACCTTCTGTGGATTATCTATCTTTTTTACatagctccctccatctccaacATGAGTGAAAACACGAATATATCTGTATAGAAGACGCCAACTGGGAATGCATATACAGTTGTAGCAAAAACACGCAGTCATCCACCCACACACTTAAAAACTCATTTTACACGAATACACACGCAAATACACAAAACAGCaatgcacacacaacacacagcacgAGTGCATGcgtaacccacacacacacacacacacacacacacactctgaacaAAAGAAACGATTGGTAGTCCTATTACAAATGGTAAAGATCTTCCTGAAATGAGGTAGCGAGACAGATTTGAAGTGCTGCGAACTGCCGATGGCCGAGATGTTCCCATCTCTCTCGTCGTAAAATGGCACTTGAATGTATTTATCGTGGTAATTCCTTGCTCATGGCAAAgtaccctaaacacacacacacacactatctgtaTTTACGACAGCCTTTCTACAGCTACAGTTCTCAGCATTGCAATGGGAATTTGTCATCGGCCATTAAAAAGGCCTTATGTTCTTCTCTGTGAATTGAATGAAACCATTGAATGGAATTGGAATGGAGATGTAGGATGCCATTGAATAGCTTCTCGCGTGTGACCAAGTGGCCATCCGCCATACAGCATCAGCAGAAACATAGCAACTGCCCATATGCATCTCATTTCACCCACCCATTTCACAGCTGCACCTTGGATTACGGGGCTGATGCTATGGTGAATACCAAACAGACATAAAGCCATGGAAACCATGTTGAAACTGTACAAACATTCAATTTGATCTAGTGAATAGAGGTGCGGTAGACACTGATGCAGTTAGTCTCAAGGTCAAATCACTGTGTGAGACATTTAAGCTGCCATACATACCGTAATAGCACACATAGCGTAAGTAGATCAAATGGGGTGGATGCTCTGACAAACGTTTACCTCCTGGTCCTTCATAATTAAAAAGGAATTAACTGTACTGCCAGCCAACACAAAATCCAACTTAGCTTCCGTCAAGTGCTTATCCTGTAGCAATCCCGTCCTTTTAAAACGACATGTCAACCGCTATTAGCAACTGTAAATTGCGGTTTAGCAGTGAATCCAAATAAAGATTAACAATAAACATACAGATGTGTAGCTCCGTTGTTGAATACATGGCGGGTCAGGTTGCGTTCAATTCGATAAGGGGAGATGTGGGTAAATGGCAAAACAACATGGCCGCTGTTAAATTTCCCTCTGTTAATCATCTCTCTCTCAGGCTATAAGCTGTTGTAAGACAACACCATCATCTAAAAGGTCAACAATCTGCTCTAAGAATGAGGGCCTGATTTCCAACTCCTCTCATATCACATATGCTGAAGCCACAGCCCCGTCAGCTGGGGAAACATCATTATGTGGGCAGAAATCTCCCAAGGTACAGGGCTTAAAATGCCAAGCAGCTAACCGTCAGCTCTCTGGTGAATCTTGGTGTGGAGACTGGAGACAGTTGACACCCCAGAGCTTATTTACGGGATGAGcctccactctgctctgctctgacagAATTCTCTGACCCCCGTGCCACCCCACAATGGAGATGGATTAGGGCTGTCGGGCTGTGGAGTGGAACGGTCTGCAGTGCCCCAGGAAGGGCCCAGTCGatgagaagggagaagagaataggagcaAGACCCAGAGCGGTTCACTACGCATGGAGTAAACACAGCCAGGGCGACACTTGATGGCTGCGATATCTAGTCACGTCGCATGAAGTGTTCGTTTATCACAGCAATGTGGCACCACATCCTGTGTGTCTGGCTGACATGTTTTGACAGATATGCACTCATGTCATTATTTTCTGTGGTATGTAATGAGCTACAAATATCACAGTGGTGTTTTTCCCCCCTACTTGATGTTATGAAGCCGATATTCAAACAGAAGAGTTCCacaaatatttttggggggataAGTAGACGATTCTggtttgtgtgtttgttcagAACGCTGCTCTGGTCTGGAGCTCATCCATTAGCCCACGGACCAAAGGCCTATCTCTCTCACATCCCATTACACACCACCGCCACTCTCCTCCTCAGATGAAGGGATGGACTGGAAAGAGAGAAAACA
Coding sequences:
- the LOC135546122 gene encoding leucine-rich repeat and fibronectin type III domain-containing protein 1-like protein isoform X2 gives rise to the protein MDRLIFSLLVLAVSTRGQLCPKRCMCQNLSPSLAILCAKTGLLFVPTVIDRRTVELRLTENFITAIRRRDFANMTSLIHLTLSRNTISQIMPYTFEDLKRLRALHLDSNRLSVIRDDHFRGLTNLRHLILANNQLHDISPHAFDDFTGTLEDLDLSYNNLVDIPWETIGRLTNVNTLNMDHNLIEHVPQGIFTNLHKLARLDMTSNKLKKIPPDPLFLRIPVYAKAKGSPQSSLVMSFGGNPLHCNCELLWLRRLTREDDLETCASPPDLTAKYFWTIPEEEFICDPPVMTRKSAKTFTMEGQPTSLKCKANGDPDPEIHWISPEGRLISNTSRTVTFSNGSLDINITSMKDSGTFTCIASNAAGESTGQVELVVNLLPHLANSTNRLREPDPGPSDILTSAKSTTATGNDTRRNQEGRVMMAELTASSVLIKWPYQNHVPGIKMYQVQYNSSLDDTLIYRYVLCFVHPDSEDPSTSRRKNSNQKGLSKLNRMSVHHHRLFVTMVFITLSSCVLRLFIFSPLS
- the LOC135546122 gene encoding leucine-rich repeat and fibronectin type III domain-containing protein 1-like protein isoform X1; its protein translation is MDRLIFSLLVLAVSTRGQLCPKRCMCQNLSPSLAILCAKTGLLFVPTVIDRRTVELRLTENFITAIRRRDFANMTSLIHLTLSRNTISQIMPYTFEDLKRLRALHLDSNRLSVIRDDHFRGLTNLRHLILANNQLHDISPHAFDDFTGTLEDLDLSYNNLVDIPWETIGRLTNVNTLNMDHNLIEHVPQGIFTNLHKLARLDMTSNKLKKIPPDPLFLRIPVYAKAKGSPQSSLVMSFGGNPLHCNCELLWLRRLTREDDLETCASPPDLTAKYFWTIPEEEFICDPPVMTRKSAKTFTMEGQPTSLKCKANGDPDPEIHWISPEGRLISNTSRTVTFSNGSLDINITSMKDSGTFTCIASNAAGESTGQVELVVNLLPHLANSTNRLREPDPGPSDILTSAKSTTATGNDTRRNQEGRVMMAELTASSVLIKWPYQNHVPGIKMYQVQYNSSLDDTLIYRMIPSTSQDFLVRDLVSGREYDLCVLAVYDDGITSLTATRQVGCVQFITETEYSQCQALHSQFLGGTMIIIIGGIIVASVLVFIIILMIRYKVYSHQGMDTGKVGTLANIRAQTNGGQAGGQVSHSGSKVTESQEEQQDHAFAGVGVGPGTGLGGCVSRVASPNATLKNSNTMALVVDCEKAVQISDMTAEDLLSPSKRRHSRTAFEMKRRASLTPREATIVDVGGNTPAPVAADDDKRAHRDWSDFKI